Genomic DNA from bacterium:
GTCTGGGCCCAGTACCGCAACGACTGGGTCGCCGCCGACCCCGTGAGCGGCGGCTTCCAGTGGCTGCCGCCCGAGGCGCTGGGCGTGACGATCGCCGCGCCGGACACCGTGACCAGTGGCGAGGCCGCGACGATCGCCGGCACGGCCGTCGCCGGCACCTGCGGCGCGCCGTTGGATCTGGTCGAGGTGGATGCGGGGACGGGATGGCTGGCGGCGAGCGGGCTCGCGACGTGGACGTTCGCCTGGACCGCGCCCGCCGTCGACGACACCATGACGGTCACCGTCTCGGCGCGGGTGTCCGCGGGCGCCGACACGGCGACGGACGCGCACGACATCGTCGTGCTGCCGGAGTAGTCCAGAGTCGTCCGGAGTAGTCCGGAGCAGGCCGCGGGGACCGCTAGAGGCGGATCACCCGCGCGGCCGCGTTCTGCACGCCGAGGATCTCGACCATGTTCGAGACCCGGCCGACAGCGAGCTTCTCCCTCAGTTCGAACCAGTCGAGGCAGGTGCCGCAGCAGAGCAGCTCTGCGCCGGCGTCCCGCAGCACGCGCAGCTCGGGCAGGCACCCCGACCCCTCGCAGCACAGCTTCACGCCGGCGTTCATGAACAGCAGGTGGGACGGCGGGCCGCCCGCGGCCTGCGGCAGGCTGCGCAGCGCGGACAGCAGCAGCGCCTCGCCCAGCTCGTCGTCGCCGCGGCCCAGGCTCTCGCCGGCGATCAGGATCACGCTCCCGGACATGGACGCTCCCCGGTTCGGCGCGCAGGCTACTTCAGCAACGCCAGTTTCTCCACGCGCGACACCTCGTCGACCGAGTACCGCGCGAAATACACGCCGCTGGGCAGGACGCGCCCGGCGTCGTCGCACCCGTCCCACGCGGACTCGTGCCAACCCGCCGCGCTCTGCGTCTCCAGATCGCGCACCCGGCGCCCCCGCTGGTCGAAGACGGCGAGGCCGACCTCGCGGGCGCCGTTCGGCACGCAGTACTTCAGCACGGTCGCGGGGTTGAACGGGTTCGGCGAGGCCGGCAGCAGGCGCGCGACGAGGCCGGCGTCCGGCGTCTCCTCGGAACTGGTCGCGAACTCGCCGTCGAGGATCACCTCGTCCACCCACCAGCCGAAGCCGCAGAAGTTGCCGTCCTCGGCGGACCAGCCGCCGTCGGT
This window encodes:
- the yedF gene encoding sulfurtransferase-like selenium metabolism protein YedF, translating into MSGSVILIAGESLGRGDDELGEALLLSALRSLPQAAGGPPSHLLFMNAGVKLCCEGSGCLPELRVLRDAGAELLCCGTCLDWFELREKLAVGRVSNMVEILGVQNAAARVIRL